Proteins from a single region of Drosophila biarmipes strain raj3 chromosome 3R, RU_DBia_V1.1, whole genome shotgun sequence:
- the LOC108024978 gene encoding drosulfakinins, which produces MGLRSCTHIFALVMPLWALAFCLLVVVPVPAQTTSLEIAKQEQRLQELGVEADQTNANIAGPLFSRYGDRRNQKTFSFGRRVPLISRPLMPVEMDLLVDNDVDRTKAKRFDDYGHMRFGKRGGDDQFDDYGHMRFGR; this is translated from the coding sequence ATGGGACTCAGGAGCTGCACGCACATCTTTGCTCTGGTAATGCCACTCTGGGCTTTGGCTTTTTGTCTCCTTGTGGTGGTGCCAGTCCCAGCCCAGACAACTAGCCTGGAAATCGCAAAACAGGAGCAGCGACTACAGGAATTGGGAGTGGAAGCGGATCAAACCAATGCAAACATAGCTGGCCCATTGTTCTCCCGATACGGCGACAGACGAAACCAGAAAACGTTTAGTTTCGGACGAAGAGTGCCTCTCATATCCCGCCCATTGATGCCGGTTGAAATGGACCTCCTGGTGGATAATGATGTCGATCGCACAAAAGCTAAGCGATTTGACGACTACGGCCACATGAGGTTTGGCAAAAGGGGAGGGGATGATCAGTTCGATGACTATGGCCACATGCGATTTGGCCGGTAA